In one Dermatophilaceae bacterium Sec6.4 genomic region, the following are encoded:
- a CDS encoding Rv2175c family DNA-binding protein translates to MADLETMVGDWLSVPEVAEALGLRQRQVRQMITDGDLLAHRIGANLALGVPAVFIRDGEILPSLPGTVTVLRDARLTDDEALEWLFTPDETLPLPGAPMQMLLAGRKSEIRKRASELAF, encoded by the coding sequence ATGGCTGATCTGGAGACAATGGTCGGGGACTGGCTCTCAGTTCCGGAGGTAGCCGAGGCACTCGGGCTGCGTCAGCGGCAGGTTCGCCAGATGATCACTGACGGTGACCTGCTCGCCCACCGCATCGGTGCAAATCTTGCGCTGGGCGTTCCGGCGGTGTTCATCCGCGACGGCGAGATCCTGCCCTCGTTGCCCGGCACGGTGACCGTGTTGCGCGACGCACGCCTGACCGACGACGAGGCGTTGGAGTGGTTGTTCACTCCCGATGAAACGCTTCCGCTTCCGGGGGCACCTATGCAGATGCTGCTCGCCGGGCGAAAGTCGGAGATCCGCAAGCGGGCTTCCGAACTGGCCTTCTGA